Proteins encoded in a region of the Variovorax sp. PAMC 28711 genome:
- a CDS encoding 2-isopropylmalate synthase: MTDKLIIFDTTLRDGEQSPGASMTRDEKMRIAKLLEKLKVDVIEAGFPASSNGDFEAVKAIANAIKDSTVCGLSRANDRDIARAAEALKGAARGRIHTFIATSPLHMEKKLRMSPDQVFEQAKLAVRFARNQVGDVEFSPEDGYRSDMDFLCRVIEAVIDEGATTINVPDTVGYAIPELYGTFIKTLRERVPNSDKAIWSVHCHNDLGMAVANSLAGVKIGGARQVECTINGLGERAGNCSLEEVVMAVRTRKDYFGLEMNIDPQYIVAASRMVSQTTGFVVQPNKAVVGANAFAHASGIHQDGVLKARDTYEIMRAEDVGWAANKIVLGKLSGRNAFKQRLIELGVAMVSEADINAAFSRFKELADRKSEIFDEDILALVSAEEVSHVNEQFGFVSLAQHSETGERPQSKVVFTVHGQEVTGESDGNGPVDASLKAIEAHVKSGAEMVLYSVNAISGSTESQGEVTVRLQNAGRIVNGVGADPDIVVASAKAYLSALNKLQSQAERVAAQG; this comes from the coding sequence ATGACCGACAAACTCATTATTTTCGACACCACCTTGCGGGATGGCGAGCAATCGCCCGGTGCATCGATGACGCGCGACGAAAAAATGCGCATCGCCAAGCTGCTGGAAAAGCTCAAGGTCGACGTGATCGAAGCGGGCTTTCCGGCCAGCTCGAACGGCGACTTCGAGGCGGTGAAGGCGATTGCGAATGCCATCAAGGATTCGACGGTGTGCGGTCTCTCGCGCGCCAACGACCGCGACATCGCCCGTGCGGCCGAGGCCCTGAAGGGGGCGGCGCGTGGCCGCATCCACACCTTCATCGCGACGTCGCCCCTGCACATGGAGAAGAAGCTGCGCATGTCGCCCGACCAGGTGTTCGAGCAGGCCAAGCTGGCGGTGCGCTTCGCGCGCAACCAGGTCGGCGATGTCGAATTCAGCCCCGAAGACGGCTATCGCAGCGACATGGATTTCCTGTGCCGCGTGATCGAAGCCGTGATCGACGAGGGCGCCACCACCATCAACGTGCCCGATACCGTGGGCTACGCGATTCCGGAGCTGTACGGCACCTTCATCAAGACCCTGCGCGAGCGCGTTCCCAACAGCGACAAGGCGATCTGGTCGGTGCATTGCCACAACGACCTCGGCATGGCGGTGGCGAATTCGCTGGCGGGCGTGAAGATCGGCGGCGCGCGCCAGGTCGAATGCACCATCAACGGCCTGGGCGAGCGTGCAGGCAACTGCTCGCTCGAGGAAGTGGTGATGGCCGTCCGTACCCGCAAGGACTATTTCGGGCTCGAGATGAACATCGATCCGCAGTACATCGTCGCGGCGAGCCGCATGGTGAGCCAGACGACGGGTTTCGTGGTGCAGCCGAACAAGGCCGTGGTCGGCGCCAATGCCTTTGCGCATGCCTCGGGCATCCACCAGGACGGCGTGCTCAAGGCGCGCGACACCTATGAAATCATGCGTGCCGAGGACGTGGGCTGGGCGGCCAACAAGATCGTGCTCGGTAAGTTGAGCGGACGCAACGCGTTCAAGCAGCGTCTGATCGAGCTCGGCGTGGCAATGGTCAGCGAAGCCGACATCAACGCGGCCTTCTCGCGTTTCAAGGAGCTCGCCGACCGCAAAAGCGAGATTTTTGACGAAGACATCCTCGCGCTGGTCAGCGCGGAAGAGGTGTCCCACGTTAACGAACAGTTTGGCTTTGTTTCCCTGGCGCAGCACAGCGAAACCGGTGAGCGGCCGCAGTCTAAAGTGGTTTTCACCGTGCATGGCCAGGAGGTCACCGGTGAATCCGACGGCAACGGGCCGGTCGATGCGTCGCTCAAGGCGATCGAGGCGCATGTGAAAAGCGGGGCGGAAATGGTGCTTTATTCAGTGAATGCGATCAGCGGATCGACCGAAAGTCAGGGTGAAGTGACAGTACGGCTCCAGAATGCCGGTCGCATCGTGAATGGCGTGGGCGCGGACCCCGATATCGTGGTGGCTTCCGCCAAAGCTTATTTGAGTGCGCTCAACAAGTTACAGAGCCAAGCTGAGAGAGTGGCAGCACAAGGTTAG
- the leuA gene encoding 2-isopropylmalate synthase, translating to MLKQPQAKYRASAPIGLKDRTWPDAVLTKAPIWLSTDLRDGNQALVEPMDIARKMRMFETLVAIGFKEIEIGFPSASQVEFDFVRRLIDEDRIPDDVTIQVLTQARDHLITRTFESLEGAPRAIVHLYNAVAPIMRKVVLGMDENQIVELATTHARMFIQCAAQQPDTRWTFQYSPEMFSGTDLAFSKRVVDAVTAIWAPTPERKCIVNLPSTVEHSTPNIFADMIEWMHRHLERRDAIVLSVHPHNDRGTGTAAGEFALMAGADRIEGCLFGNGERTGNLDLVNVALNLYTQGVSPELDFSNIDEIRVTVEHCNQIAVHPRHPYVGDLVYTSFSGSHQDAIKKAFSARKAGDIWDMPYLPIDPKDVGRSYEAVIRVNSQSGKGGMAYLLESEYGIEMPRRLQMEFMQSVQRVMDVAGKELTAADLYALFEREYGLKTVHALQRRVLEAQGEGANASVVLRGDLPWEDEIRSIEGRGNGPIDAFIHALADATGHAVRVIDYHQHAIGAGADAKAAAYLEMRVDESQTLFGVGIDADIISASLKAIVSGLQRARAQGALSAQSAITPA from the coding sequence ATGTTGAAGCAACCGCAAGCCAAGTACCGCGCATCCGCACCGATCGGCCTCAAGGACCGCACCTGGCCCGACGCCGTGCTGACCAAGGCCCCGATCTGGCTGTCGACCGATCTGCGCGACGGCAACCAGGCGCTTGTCGAGCCGATGGACATCGCACGCAAGATGCGCATGTTCGAAACCCTGGTGGCGATCGGCTTCAAGGAAATCGAAATCGGTTTTCCGTCGGCCTCGCAAGTGGAGTTCGACTTCGTGCGGCGGCTCATCGATGAAGACCGTATCCCGGACGACGTGACGATCCAGGTGCTCACGCAGGCACGCGACCATCTCATCACCCGCACATTCGAGTCGCTGGAGGGTGCGCCGCGCGCGATCGTTCATCTCTACAACGCCGTGGCGCCGATCATGCGCAAGGTGGTACTGGGCATGGACGAAAACCAGATCGTCGAACTCGCGACCACGCATGCGCGCATGTTCATCCAGTGCGCAGCGCAGCAGCCCGACACCCGATGGACTTTCCAGTACTCGCCGGAAATGTTCTCGGGCACCGATCTCGCGTTCTCCAAACGCGTGGTCGATGCAGTGACGGCGATCTGGGCGCCGACGCCCGAGCGCAAGTGCATCGTGAACCTGCCATCGACGGTCGAGCACTCCACGCCGAACATCTTTGCCGACATGATCGAGTGGATGCACCGTCACCTCGAGCGTCGCGATGCGATCGTTTTGTCGGTGCACCCGCACAACGACCGTGGCACCGGAACCGCTGCCGGCGAATTTGCATTGATGGCCGGCGCAGACCGCATCGAAGGCTGTCTCTTCGGCAATGGCGAACGCACCGGCAACCTCGACCTGGTCAACGTGGCGCTCAACCTCTACACGCAGGGTGTGTCGCCGGAGCTCGACTTTTCCAACATCGACGAGATCCGCGTGACGGTGGAGCATTGCAACCAGATCGCGGTGCATCCGCGCCATCCCTACGTGGGCGACCTCGTCTACACCTCGTTCTCCGGGTCGCATCAGGATGCGATCAAGAAGGCGTTTTCGGCGCGCAAGGCGGGCGACATCTGGGACATGCCGTACCTCCCGATCGATCCGAAGGACGTAGGCCGCAGCTACGAAGCGGTGATCCGCGTGAACAGCCAATCGGGCAAGGGCGGCATGGCCTACCTGCTCGAAAGCGAATACGGCATCGAAATGCCGCGCCGCCTGCAGATGGAATTCATGCAGTCGGTGCAGCGGGTGATGGACGTGGCGGGCAAGGAACTCACTGCGGCCGACCTCTACGCCTTGTTCGAACGCGAATACGGTCTGAAAACGGTGCACGCATTGCAGCGTCGGGTGCTCGAAGCGCAGGGTGAGGGCGCCAACGCGTCGGTGGTGCTGCGCGGCGACCTGCCCTGGGAAGACGAGATTCGATCGATCGAAGGACGCGGCAATGGCCCGATCGACGCGTTCATCCACGCGCTCGCTGACGCGACGGGCCACGCCGTGCGCGTGATCGACTACCACCAGCACGCGATCGGTGCGGGCGCTGACGCCAAAGCGGCGGCGTACCTCGAAATGCGCGTCGACGAATCGCAAACCCTCTTTGGCGTGGGCATCGACGCTGACATCATTTCGGCTTCCCTGAAAGCGATCGTGTCGGGGTTGCAGCGTGCCAGGGCGCAAGGTGCGCTCAGCGCACAATCCGCAATCACGCCGGCCTGA
- the pssA gene encoding CDP-diacylglycerol--serine O-phosphatidyltransferase yields the protein MHDDTLPDEVQPRKRRKGIYILPNLFTLAALFGGFYSIVMAMNARFDMAALGVFAAMVLDSLDGRVARMTNTQSAFGEQMDSLSDMVSFGAAPALIAYEWSLKGLGRWGWIAAFVYCACAALRLARFNVNTGVVDKRWFQGLPSPAAAALVAGFIWLMTEWGKRGGEVLYLSWTNITWITFAFTLYAGLTMVTNAPFYSFKDIQMKKSVPFATIVLIALGIAVINIHPPTVLFGVFVAYGLSGYIVYAWRKAKGQQVSMISMSTDEPDERGLHK from the coding sequence ATGCATGACGACACGCTCCCCGACGAGGTACAACCGCGCAAACGACGGAAGGGCATCTACATCCTGCCGAACCTGTTCACGCTGGCAGCGCTGTTCGGGGGCTTCTATTCCATCGTGATGGCCATGAACGCGCGCTTTGACATGGCTGCGCTGGGCGTGTTCGCCGCAATGGTTCTCGACAGTCTCGACGGCCGCGTCGCGCGCATGACCAACACGCAGAGCGCGTTCGGCGAGCAGATGGATTCGCTGTCGGACATGGTGTCCTTCGGGGCGGCGCCGGCGCTCATCGCCTACGAGTGGTCGCTCAAGGGTCTGGGTCGTTGGGGCTGGATCGCGGCATTCGTCTACTGCGCGTGCGCGGCATTGCGACTCGCGCGCTTCAACGTGAATACGGGCGTGGTCGACAAGCGCTGGTTCCAGGGCCTGCCGTCGCCGGCGGCTGCTGCGCTTGTCGCGGGCTTTATCTGGCTCATGACCGAATGGGGCAAGCGCGGCGGCGAAGTGCTGTATCTCTCGTGGACGAACATCACCTGGATCACGTTCGCCTTCACCTTGTACGCCGGGCTCACGATGGTGACGAACGCGCCGTTCTACAGCTTCAAGGACATCCAGATGAAGAAGAGCGTGCCGTTCGCCACGATCGTGCTGATCGCGCTGGGCATTGCGGTCATCAACATCCACCCGCCGACAGTGCTTTTCGGCGTGTTCGTGGCGTATGGGCTGAGCGGCTACATCGTCTATGCGTGGCGCAAGGCCAAGGGCCAGCAGGTGAGCATGATCAGCATGTCCACCGACGAGCCCGACGAACGGGGCCTGCACAAGTGA
- the ilvC gene encoding ketol-acid reductoisomerase, with amino-acid sequence MKVYYDKDADLSLIKGKTVAIIGYGSQGHAHAQNLNDSGVKVVVGLRKGGASWDKVGKAGLKVAEVADAVKSADIVMILLPDEQIANVYKNDVAPHIKEGASLVFAHGFNVHYGFVQPRADLDVWMVAPKAPGHTVRSTYTQGGGVPHLVAVHQDKTGKARDLALSYASANGGGKAGIIETNFREETETDLFGEQAVLCGGTVELIKAGFETLVEAGYAPEMAYFECLHELKLIVDLIYEGGIANMNYSISNNAEYGEYVTGPRIINDESKKVMKQVLKDIQTGEYAKSFVLEAAAGQPTLISRRRLNAEHQIEVVGEKLRAMMPWIKKNKLVDQTRN; translated from the coding sequence ATGAAGGTTTATTACGACAAGGACGCGGATCTCAGCCTCATCAAGGGCAAGACGGTCGCGATCATCGGCTACGGCTCGCAAGGCCACGCACATGCCCAGAACCTGAACGACAGCGGCGTCAAGGTTGTGGTGGGCCTGCGCAAGGGCGGCGCCTCGTGGGACAAGGTCGGCAAGGCGGGCCTGAAGGTCGCCGAAGTGGCCGATGCGGTGAAGTCGGCTGACATCGTGATGATTCTTCTGCCCGATGAGCAGATCGCCAACGTCTACAAGAACGACGTGGCGCCGCACATCAAGGAAGGCGCTTCGCTCGTCTTCGCCCATGGCTTCAACGTGCACTACGGCTTCGTGCAGCCGCGCGCCGACCTCGACGTCTGGATGGTCGCGCCCAAGGCGCCGGGCCACACGGTTCGCAGTACCTACACGCAAGGTGGCGGCGTGCCCCACCTCGTGGCCGTGCACCAGGACAAGACCGGCAAGGCGCGTGACCTCGCGCTCAGCTACGCCAGCGCCAACGGCGGCGGCAAGGCCGGCATCATCGAGACCAACTTCCGCGAAGAAACCGAGACCGACCTGTTCGGCGAGCAAGCGGTTCTGTGCGGTGGCACGGTCGAACTGATCAAGGCCGGTTTCGAGACGCTGGTGGAAGCCGGTTACGCGCCCGAAATGGCGTACTTCGAATGCCTGCACGAGCTCAAGCTGATCGTCGACCTGATCTATGAAGGCGGCATCGCCAACATGAACTACTCGATCTCGAACAATGCCGAATACGGCGAGTACGTGACAGGCCCGCGCATCATCAACGACGAGTCGAAGAAGGTGATGAAGCAGGTCCTGAAGGACATCCAGACCGGCGAATACGCCAAGAGCTTCGTGCTCGAAGCTGCGGCCGGCCAGCCCACGCTGATCAGCCGCCGCCGCCTGAATGCCGAGCATCAGATCGAAGTCGTCGGCGAAAAGCTGCGCGCGATGATGCCGTGGATCAAGAAGAACAAGCTGGTCGACCAGACCCGCAACTGA
- the ilvN gene encoding acetolactate synthase small subunit: protein MKHIIAVLLENEPGALSRVVGLFSARGYNIESLTVAPTEDASLSRMTIVTAGSDEVIEQITKHLNRLIEVVKVVDLTEGSYTERELMMVKVRAVGKEREEMMRMAEIFRGRIIDVTDKSYTIELTGDHVKNDAFLEAIERSAILETVRTGASGIGRGERILRV, encoded by the coding sequence ATGAAACACATCATTGCCGTGCTGCTCGAAAACGAGCCTGGCGCACTGTCCCGCGTGGTGGGCCTGTTCTCGGCCCGCGGCTATAACATCGAATCGCTGACCGTCGCACCGACCGAAGATGCGAGCCTGTCGCGCATGACGATCGTCACCGCAGGTTCCGACGAGGTGATCGAACAGATCACCAAGCACCTGAACCGCCTGATCGAAGTGGTCAAGGTCGTCGACCTGACCGAGGGCTCGTACACCGAGCGCGAACTCATGATGGTCAAGGTGCGCGCGGTCGGCAAGGAGCGCGAAGAAATGATGCGCATGGCCGAGATCTTTCGCGGTCGCATCATCGACGTGACCGACAAGAGCTACACCATCGAGCTCACCGGCGACCACGTCAAGAACGACGCGTTCCTTGAGGCCATCGAGCGCAGCGCGATCCTCGAAACCGTGCGCACCGGCGCCAGTGGCATCGGCCGCGGCGAGCGCATCCTGCGCGTCTGA